The Pseudomonas sp. SCA2728.1_7 DNA segment GTCGACACCTTCGAACAACTCGTGACGCAGTTGTGTGGCAATGGTTTCGATTTGCTCGATCAGCGGCAGGGCCGGTGGGCAAAGGACGATTTTTTTCGCCCGACGGTCTTCCATCACGGACTGGCGTTGCACCAGACCCTGGCTTTCCAGACTATCGAGCAAACGTGCAAGGGTCGGTCCTTCGACGCCGACGCTCTGCGCCAGCTCACGTTGGGTCGGCGCTTCTTCAAAGCGCGCCAGATGCAGCAGCACCAGCCAGCGCGCCTGGGACAGCCCCAGCCCGGCCAGTCGGCGATCCAGTTCGGC contains these protein-coding regions:
- a CDS encoding MarR family transcriptional regulator, translating into MPLTDQHRFGMQLAQMSRGWRAELDRRLAGLGLSQARWLVLLHLARFEEAPTQRELAQSVGVEGPTLARLLDSLESQGLVQRQSVMEDRRAKKIVLCPPALPLIEQIETIATQLRHELFEGVDEADLKVCMRVHGHILANLEKS